A single genomic interval of Arthrobacter globiformis harbors:
- a CDS encoding class I adenylate-forming enzyme family protein has translation MPFLNNLQRWADERPDDTAVVVAGKRLSWADLRDGAQAAAASSTAPVTVLAQPNSTKFAIEFAAAVAGDRECAVLDPTWPEALQDEIVQRLGCGVDQVPGSSRTELADGDPASSFLIGLTSGTTSVPKAFTRSRRSWQRSFEASMEFFGLSQQDRTLAPGPLAASLNLYALAECLYAGSEFHTLESFDVGDVHAAITHDGITRLVLVPTMLRLLSERGLLGCVDASGVRTIICAGSKLDARTLEAARRWAPHATIFEYYGASELSFVSGAGLAAGAPFAAGSTAIGRPFPGVEVRILDDSGNELPDGTAGNISVQSGMVSNGYLWGDDGEALRCFDGWFTVGDQGYLSDGVLHILGRRADMIITAGKNVYPHEVELALSSVPGVASAIAAGMDDDLRGQRVVAGIVPSHGGVTATQLKTGLEDVLAKDKRPLQYYALDELPVTDRGKVSRRLLLDWIAARDSRVRHLV, from the coding sequence ATGCCTTTTCTCAACAACCTTCAGCGTTGGGCCGATGAACGCCCCGATGACACCGCCGTCGTCGTGGCCGGAAAACGGCTCAGCTGGGCCGACCTGCGCGACGGTGCGCAGGCCGCCGCAGCGAGCAGCACGGCGCCTGTCACGGTCCTCGCCCAGCCAAACTCCACCAAGTTCGCCATTGAATTCGCCGCTGCCGTCGCCGGAGACCGCGAGTGCGCGGTCCTGGACCCCACCTGGCCCGAAGCGCTGCAGGACGAGATCGTCCAGCGGCTGGGCTGCGGCGTTGACCAAGTGCCAGGGAGCTCCCGCACTGAGCTGGCGGACGGGGATCCGGCGTCCTCGTTCCTCATTGGCCTGACCTCCGGCACCACGTCCGTGCCCAAGGCGTTCACCCGTTCGCGGCGCTCCTGGCAGCGGTCCTTCGAGGCCTCCATGGAGTTCTTCGGGCTCAGCCAGCAGGACAGAACGCTTGCACCAGGCCCGCTGGCCGCGAGCCTCAACCTGTACGCTCTGGCCGAGTGCCTCTACGCCGGCTCTGAGTTCCACACGCTGGAATCGTTCGACGTCGGCGACGTCCACGCCGCCATCACCCATGACGGCATCACCCGGCTGGTGCTGGTACCCACCATGCTGCGGCTGCTCAGCGAACGCGGACTCCTCGGCTGCGTGGACGCGTCGGGCGTCCGGACCATCATCTGTGCGGGCTCGAAGCTGGACGCGCGCACGCTGGAAGCGGCCCGCCGGTGGGCCCCGCATGCCACCATCTTCGAGTACTACGGTGCCTCGGAGCTGAGCTTCGTCTCCGGCGCCGGCCTGGCCGCGGGGGCGCCGTTCGCCGCCGGGAGCACCGCGATCGGCCGGCCGTTCCCCGGCGTCGAGGTGCGGATCCTGGACGACTCAGGCAACGAGCTCCCCGACGGGACCGCCGGCAATATCAGCGTCCAAAGCGGCATGGTCAGCAACGGCTACCTCTGGGGCGACGACGGCGAGGCGCTGCGCTGCTTCGACGGCTGGTTCACCGTGGGGGACCAGGGCTACCTGTCGGACGGGGTTCTGCACATCCTCGGCCGGCGGGCCGACATGATCATCACGGCAGGCAAGAACGTCTATCCGCACGAGGTGGAGCTGGCGCTGTCCTCCGTCCCCGGGGTGGCCTCGGCCATCGCCGCCGGCATGGACGATGACCTCCGCGGCCAGCGCGTGGTGGCCGGCATCGTTCCCTCACACGGCGGAGTCACCGCCACCCAGCTCAAGACCGGCCTCGAGGACGTCCTGGCCAAGGACAAGCGGCCGCTGCAGTACTACGCCCTGGATGAGCTTCCGGTGACGGACCGCGGAAAGGTGAGCCGGCGGCTGCTGCTCGACTGGATTGCGGCCCGTGACAGCCGGGTCCGGCACCTTGTCTAA
- a CDS encoding thiolase family protein: protein MGLVLPDDRQPVIIAALRTPICRANGALKHLRSHELLAPVLTALLAETGMDAGDVTDVVIGNAVGAGGNVARLAALEAGLPVTVPGLTVDRQCGSGLDAIVLASRLVAAGGGTYLAGGVESISTAPLRAHRNDDGEPAFFSRAQFAPHPHGDPDMGVAAENVAREYGISRARQDEFALRSHRRAVAAEAGGTFVRETVPLPGASGTAPGTVTADDGPRPRLSEALMARFPAAFVESGTVTAGNSCFDADGAAAVVITSLARARELGAADALAVLGTETAGVEPRLLGIGAAAAASRLLAAQSVDAADVDLVEFNEAFASQTLACLDHLGIDSLRANADGGALALGHAYGASGAVLVTRLMAQARQAPAEAAAAEGKLALAMISIAGGMGTAALFRHIRL from the coding sequence GTGGGGCTCGTGCTTCCCGACGACCGGCAGCCGGTGATCATCGCCGCGCTGCGCACACCCATATGCCGGGCCAACGGTGCGCTGAAGCACCTGCGCTCCCACGAGCTCCTGGCCCCGGTCCTCACGGCGCTGCTCGCTGAAACGGGGATGGACGCGGGCGACGTGACGGACGTCGTCATCGGCAACGCGGTGGGTGCGGGCGGCAACGTCGCGCGGCTCGCCGCCCTCGAAGCCGGCCTGCCCGTCACCGTCCCCGGCCTCACGGTAGACCGGCAGTGCGGCTCCGGCCTCGACGCCATCGTCCTCGCATCGCGGCTCGTCGCGGCAGGCGGCGGCACCTACCTTGCGGGCGGCGTCGAAAGCATCAGCACCGCGCCGCTGCGCGCACACCGGAACGATGACGGCGAACCTGCCTTCTTCAGCCGCGCCCAGTTTGCGCCGCACCCCCACGGCGACCCGGACATGGGCGTCGCGGCCGAGAACGTGGCCCGGGAGTACGGCATCAGCCGAGCCCGGCAGGACGAGTTTGCGCTGCGCAGCCACCGCCGCGCGGTGGCCGCGGAGGCCGGCGGCACGTTTGTCCGGGAGACTGTTCCGCTGCCAGGCGCGTCAGGGACCGCGCCGGGGACGGTAACGGCCGACGACGGACCCCGCCCCAGACTCAGCGAGGCCCTGATGGCGCGGTTCCCCGCCGCGTTCGTGGAGTCCGGGACCGTCACCGCCGGAAACTCCTGCTTCGACGCAGACGGGGCCGCCGCCGTCGTCATCACCTCGCTGGCGAGGGCACGGGAACTGGGCGCTGCCGACGCGCTGGCCGTGCTGGGCACGGAGACCGCGGGGGTGGAGCCCCGGCTCCTCGGCATCGGGGCGGCGGCCGCCGCCTCGCGCCTGCTGGCCGCGCAGTCGGTGGACGCAGCGGACGTGGATCTCGTGGAGTTCAACGAGGCGTTCGCCTCGCAGACCCTCGCATGCCTGGACCACCTGGGAATCGACTCCCTTCGGGCCAACGCCGACGGCGGGGCGCTGGCTTTGGGCCATGCCTACGGCGCATCCGGGGCGGTACTGGTTACCCGGCTGATGGCGCAGGCCAGGCAGGCACCGGCTGAGGCTGCGGCTGCGGAAGGAAAGCTCGCCCTGGCGATGATCAGCATCGCCGGCGGCATGGGCACCGCGGCGCTCTTCCGCCACATCCGGCTGTAG
- the menE gene encoding o-succinylbenzoate--CoA ligase encodes MENFGIGSWLQRRRPKSGNKTALIAGDRELSYEQFADRSCRLANGLRDRGVARGDRVAYLGENHPAFVETLFACGQLGAIFVPINTRLAPPEIRFQLDDCSAAALIYAADLGNVAQAAAAGTSLTRLIAVGDGAGFDDGTVVGGGTDDNENAPTEGYEDVVASGSTEPFDEPVTLDDGAMILYTSGTTGSPKGALLTHGNITWNCINVITDFDFCSTDVALMISPMFHVASLDMGVLPTLLKGGTVILEPRFDPQRTLQLIERHRVTTISGVPTTYQMLCEHPEWPTSDISSLNKLTCGGSAVPLRVLEAYEARGLRFSNGYGMTETAPGATTLPASRSRDKAGSSGLPHFFTEVRIADPLGGPVQQGTVGEIQIKGPNVIREYWNRPDATAGSYDDGGWFKSGDMGYQDQDGFVFVSDRLKDMIISGGENIYPAEVEQAIAEIDAVGSVAVIGVPDEKWGEVPRAVVVVREGASLTEEQVRAYLDGRLARYKIPKAVVFVDEMPRTASGKIRKRDLRQQLFPDPATL; translated from the coding sequence ATGGAAAATTTTGGCATCGGGTCGTGGCTGCAACGGCGCCGCCCGAAATCCGGGAACAAGACGGCGCTCATCGCCGGGGACCGGGAACTCAGCTATGAACAGTTCGCCGACCGCAGCTGCCGGCTCGCCAACGGCCTGCGGGACCGCGGCGTGGCCAGAGGCGACAGGGTGGCCTACCTCGGGGAGAACCACCCCGCATTCGTGGAGACACTCTTCGCCTGCGGCCAGCTGGGCGCGATCTTCGTTCCGATCAACACACGGCTCGCTCCGCCGGAAATTCGATTCCAGCTGGACGACTGCTCCGCCGCGGCCCTGATCTACGCGGCGGACCTCGGCAACGTGGCGCAGGCTGCCGCCGCGGGGACTTCGCTGACGCGACTCATCGCCGTCGGCGACGGCGCTGGGTTTGACGATGGCACTGTGGTTGGCGGCGGTACGGATGACAACGAAAATGCGCCCACCGAGGGCTACGAGGACGTCGTGGCATCGGGCAGCACGGAGCCGTTCGATGAACCGGTCACCCTGGACGACGGCGCCATGATCCTCTACACCTCCGGAACCACCGGCAGCCCCAAGGGCGCCCTGCTCACGCACGGAAACATCACCTGGAACTGCATCAACGTCATCACCGACTTCGACTTCTGCTCCACCGACGTGGCCCTGATGATCTCCCCAATGTTCCATGTGGCGTCGCTGGACATGGGGGTCCTGCCCACCTTGCTGAAGGGCGGAACAGTTATTCTCGAGCCCAGGTTCGATCCGCAGCGGACCCTGCAGCTCATCGAACGCCACCGCGTGACCACCATCAGCGGGGTGCCCACCACCTACCAGATGCTCTGCGAGCATCCGGAATGGCCGACGTCGGACATCTCCTCGCTGAACAAGCTCACCTGCGGCGGGTCGGCCGTCCCCCTGCGGGTCCTGGAAGCCTACGAGGCCCGCGGGCTGCGTTTCTCCAACGGCTACGGCATGACGGAAACAGCCCCGGGCGCAACCACCCTGCCCGCCTCCCGGTCCCGGGACAAAGCAGGCTCCTCGGGTCTGCCGCACTTCTTCACCGAGGTGCGGATCGCCGATCCCCTGGGCGGGCCGGTACAGCAGGGCACCGTGGGCGAAATCCAGATCAAGGGCCCCAACGTCATCCGCGAGTACTGGAACCGGCCGGACGCCACCGCCGGTTCATACGACGACGGCGGCTGGTTCAAGTCCGGCGACATGGGCTACCAGGACCAGGACGGATTCGTCTTCGTTTCCGACCGGCTCAAGGACATGATCATTTCCGGCGGGGAGAACATCTACCCGGCCGAGGTGGAGCAGGCCATCGCCGAAATTGACGCCGTCGGGAGCGTGGCGGTGATCGGTGTTCCCGACGAAAAGTGGGGTGAAGTGCCGAGGGCCGTCGTGGTGGTCCGCGAAGGCGCGAGCCTCACCGAAGAGCAGGTCCGGGCCTACCTCGACGGCCGGCTCGCACGGTACAAAATCCCCAAGGCGGTGGTCTTCGTCGACGAGATGCCCCGCACGGCCAGCGGAAAGATCCGTAAGAGGGACCTCCGGCAGCAGCTGTTCCCGGACCCGGCAACCCTCTAG
- a CDS encoding MFS transporter — protein sequence MSQTSQLQTMDVTARRREARTVIASSYLGSTIEYYDFLLYATAAAVVFPKVFFSGLDDWVGVVAAYGTFAAGYVARPLGGIIFGHFGDRVGRKAMLIVSMAVMGVASTLIGVIPDASVAGPWGAVLLVLLRVFQGIAVGGEWGGAALMALEHSESGRRGFAASFVNAGAPSGAVLGTLIMGAFAALPNEQFLSWGWRVPFLLSFVLLIVGMFVRLKVSESPIFKAAIEQEKRARTVEDPKEAAPAAGRPVPARRDIPLLQVLRRPRTLIFTMLAGAAGFALQVVMATFSVTFTVSKGADRQGVLYAFAAASLISIAFVVLGGRLSDRLGRRPVMIGGLVLFILYLMPMFQLLSSNNIFLIFVAFTIGLMIHSTLFGPMAAFVSEQFATTSRYTGASLGYQLATLLGAGFTPGIVAQIFKDSGQNTGSVALYLAGMSVVSIVFILLTREPKNNDLESTRP from the coding sequence ATGTCCCAAACTTCGCAGCTTCAGACGATGGATGTGACCGCCCGGCGCAGGGAAGCCCGCACCGTCATAGCATCCAGCTACCTGGGCAGCACCATCGAGTACTACGACTTCCTTCTCTACGCCACCGCCGCCGCAGTGGTCTTCCCGAAAGTCTTCTTCTCCGGACTCGACGACTGGGTGGGCGTTGTGGCCGCGTACGGCACTTTTGCCGCGGGCTACGTGGCCAGGCCACTCGGCGGCATCATCTTCGGCCACTTCGGCGACAGGGTGGGCCGCAAGGCGATGCTGATCGTTTCCATGGCGGTCATGGGCGTGGCCTCCACCCTGATCGGCGTTATCCCCGACGCCTCAGTGGCCGGCCCGTGGGGCGCTGTCCTGCTCGTCCTGCTGCGCGTCTTCCAAGGCATTGCCGTGGGCGGCGAATGGGGCGGGGCGGCGCTGATGGCGCTGGAGCATTCCGAGTCCGGACGGCGCGGCTTCGCGGCCTCCTTCGTCAACGCGGGCGCACCCTCGGGCGCCGTGCTGGGCACCCTCATCATGGGCGCCTTCGCAGCCCTGCCCAACGAGCAGTTCCTCTCCTGGGGCTGGCGCGTGCCGTTCCTGCTCTCCTTCGTGCTGTTGATCGTCGGGATGTTCGTCCGGCTCAAGGTCTCCGAGAGCCCTATCTTCAAGGCCGCCATCGAGCAGGAAAAGCGAGCCCGGACAGTTGAGGACCCCAAGGAAGCGGCGCCCGCTGCGGGCAGGCCCGTACCTGCCCGCCGCGACATTCCCCTGCTGCAGGTCCTGCGCCGACCCCGGACGCTGATCTTCACCATGCTCGCTGGAGCCGCCGGGTTCGCGTTGCAGGTGGTGATGGCAACCTTCTCGGTCACCTTCACCGTCTCCAAGGGCGCCGACAGGCAGGGCGTGCTGTACGCCTTTGCCGCGGCCTCCCTCATCTCCATTGCGTTCGTGGTCCTGGGCGGCAGGCTCTCGGACCGGCTGGGCCGGAGGCCAGTGATGATCGGCGGGCTGGTCCTCTTCATCCTGTACCTCATGCCGATGTTCCAGCTTCTGTCCTCGAACAACATCTTCTTGATCTTCGTGGCCTTCACCATCGGACTGATGATCCATTCCACCCTCTTCGGCCCCATGGCGGCGTTCGTCTCCGAACAGTTCGCCACCACCTCCCGGTACACCGGCGCGTCCCTGGGCTACCAGCTTGCAACGCTCCTGGGCGCCGGCTTCACCCCCGGAATCGTGGCGCAGATCTTCAAGGACTCGGGCCAGAACACCGGCTCCGTGGCCCTGTACCTCGCCGGCATGTCCGTGGTGTCCATCGTCTTTATCCTGCTCACCAGGGAACCCAAGAACAACGATTTGGAGTCCACCCGGCCCTGA
- a CDS encoding MaoC family dehydratase, whose product MPNLVVGFDKLLTLAGTDLGVTEYREITQERINKFADATGDDQWIHVDPERAKDGPFGAPIAHGFLTLSLIIPFWGELFDVDGVTTKVNYGLDKVRFTSPVKVGSRIRMQASIAEVAEVKGGAQIKVSNTIEIEGQERPAVVAEFLARFYK is encoded by the coding sequence ATGCCCAATCTCGTCGTCGGCTTCGACAAACTGCTCACCCTCGCCGGTACCGATCTCGGCGTCACCGAGTACCGCGAAATCACCCAGGAACGGATCAACAAATTCGCCGATGCCACCGGCGATGACCAGTGGATCCACGTGGACCCCGAGCGCGCCAAGGACGGTCCGTTCGGCGCCCCGATTGCCCACGGCTTCCTCACGCTCTCGCTCATCATCCCGTTCTGGGGCGAGCTGTTCGACGTCGACGGCGTCACCACCAAGGTCAACTACGGCCTCGACAAGGTGCGGTTCACGTCACCGGTCAAGGTGGGCTCGCGGATCCGCATGCAGGCCAGCATCGCAGAGGTCGCCGAGGTCAAGGGCGGCGCCCAGATCAAGGTCTCCAACACCATCGAGATCGAAGGCCAGGAACGGCCCGCCGTCGTGGCCGAGTTCCTCGCCCGCTTCTACAAATGA
- a CDS encoding acyl-CoA dehydrogenase family protein, whose amino-acid sequence MGAPKQDGAAQDGGTTLQDRLYSAADWYDAEAVLTEDERRVLGRLRGFLDREAKPLLADYWERGEFPEQLARPLIDLDLMEPAQLTAEGPARGIYQGFRIFELARTDASLATWYTAQAGLFRTAIRIGASPEQQREWTPNVIDFSLKGVFSLTEPDSGSDIAGGLSTTARRDGDAWVLDGAKRWIGGAATADVLAVFARDVANGQVKAFLVDRKADGVTLEKIHGKTSLRMMQNAHITLDGVRVLESMRLHNVNSFRDVAAMLRAMRSDVAWIATGIQAGAFESALRYVSERTQFGRPLGSFQLVQEKLARMLGNITASLSLVVRLTEQQARGIYRDQDSALAKMQTSLFMRDTVALAREVVGGNGITLAADVARFHADAEAVYSYEGTHDINALIIGRALTGESAFTR is encoded by the coding sequence GTGGGTGCCCCAAAACAGGACGGCGCGGCGCAGGACGGCGGGACAACACTCCAGGACCGGCTCTACTCTGCGGCGGACTGGTACGACGCCGAAGCCGTCCTCACCGAGGACGAGCGGCGGGTCCTCGGCCGGCTCCGGGGTTTCCTGGACCGGGAAGCGAAGCCGCTGCTCGCCGACTACTGGGAGCGCGGCGAGTTCCCGGAGCAGCTGGCGCGCCCGCTGATCGACCTGGACCTGATGGAGCCCGCGCAGCTCACGGCTGAGGGGCCCGCCCGCGGGATCTACCAGGGCTTCCGGATCTTTGAACTCGCCAGGACCGATGCCTCGCTGGCCACCTGGTACACCGCCCAGGCCGGGCTCTTCCGCACTGCCATCCGCATCGGCGCATCGCCGGAGCAGCAGCGCGAGTGGACGCCGAACGTTATCGATTTCTCGCTCAAGGGCGTGTTCTCGCTGACCGAACCGGACTCCGGTTCCGATATCGCCGGAGGCCTCTCAACCACTGCCCGCCGCGATGGCGACGCTTGGGTCCTGGACGGCGCGAAGCGCTGGATCGGCGGCGCCGCCACGGCGGACGTGCTCGCCGTGTTCGCCCGGGATGTGGCCAACGGGCAGGTCAAGGCGTTCCTCGTCGACCGGAAGGCCGACGGCGTGACGCTGGAGAAAATCCACGGCAAGACCTCGCTGCGCATGATGCAGAACGCCCACATCACGCTCGACGGCGTGCGGGTGCTGGAGTCGATGCGGCTGCACAACGTGAACTCGTTCCGCGACGTCGCCGCCATGCTCCGGGCCATGCGCTCGGACGTGGCGTGGATCGCCACCGGCATCCAGGCCGGGGCATTCGAGTCGGCCCTCCGGTACGTCAGCGAACGCACCCAGTTCGGCCGTCCGCTCGGCTCCTTCCAGCTGGTCCAGGAAAAACTCGCCCGGATGCTCGGCAACATCACGGCCAGCCTGTCCCTCGTGGTCCGGCTGACCGAACAGCAGGCCAGGGGCATCTACCGGGACCAGGACTCGGCCCTGGCCAAGATGCAGACCAGCCTGTTCATGCGCGACACCGTCGCGCTGGCCCGGGAAGTGGTGGGCGGCAACGGCATCACGCTCGCCGCCGACGTCGCCCGCTTCCACGCCGACGCCGAAGCCGTGTACTCCTACGAAGGCACCCACGACATCAATGCCCTCATCATCGGCCGCGCCCTCACCGGCGAAAGCGCCTTCACCCGCTGA
- a CDS encoding amidohydrolase family protein, whose amino-acid sequence MATTRYELGIDAARIDAIDMHVHLEVDSCGHGSLPDALTEASAKYFKAEDRTPSLDRIAEVYRELNMAAVVFTVDARTQLKHEPNSIPELIAGAARNNDVLIPFGSVDPRTGEDAIAGAKYQAVELGARGFKFHPSLQGFDPSNERFYPLWETLQELGLPAIFHTGQNGMGAGLPGGYGIKLAYSNPLLLDAVAADFPGLQIIMAHPSVPWQDEANSIATHKVNVFIDLSGWSPKYFPESLVKASGSYLQDKVLFGTDFPLITPQKWLGAFADLPLKDEVRPKILKHNAVRLLGLGPE is encoded by the coding sequence ATGGCCACCACCCGCTACGAACTGGGCATCGACGCTGCCAGGATCGACGCCATTGACATGCACGTCCACCTCGAAGTGGACAGCTGCGGCCACGGTTCCCTCCCAGATGCGCTGACCGAGGCCTCGGCGAAGTACTTCAAGGCTGAGGACCGCACCCCGTCCCTGGACCGCATCGCCGAGGTGTACCGCGAACTGAACATGGCCGCCGTCGTCTTCACCGTGGACGCGCGGACCCAGCTCAAGCACGAGCCCAACAGCATCCCGGAACTCATCGCCGGCGCCGCCCGGAACAACGACGTCCTGATTCCCTTCGGCAGCGTGGACCCCCGCACCGGCGAGGACGCCATCGCCGGCGCCAAGTACCAGGCCGTGGAACTCGGTGCCCGAGGATTCAAGTTCCACCCCAGCCTGCAGGGCTTCGACCCCTCCAACGAACGCTTCTATCCCCTCTGGGAGACGCTCCAGGAACTCGGCCTGCCCGCCATTTTCCACACCGGACAGAACGGCATGGGCGCTGGCCTGCCCGGTGGGTACGGGATCAAGCTCGCCTACTCCAACCCGCTGCTGCTGGACGCCGTTGCCGCGGACTTCCCCGGGCTGCAGATCATCATGGCCCACCCCTCGGTGCCGTGGCAGGACGAGGCCAACTCCATCGCCACGCACAAGGTCAACGTGTTCATCGACCTCTCCGGCTGGTCGCCCAAGTACTTCCCGGAGTCGCTGGTGAAGGCGTCAGGCTCCTACCTGCAGGACAAAGTCCTCTTCGGCACCGACTTCCCGCTGATCACACCCCAGAAATGGTTGGGTGCCTTCGCCGACCTGCCGCTGAAGGACGAGGTGCGGCCGAAAATCCTCAAGCACAACGCCGTCCGGCTTCTCGGTCTGGGGCCAGAATGA
- a CDS encoding SDR family NAD(P)-dependent oxidoreductase, translating to MSLSGKVAIVTGSGRGLGLAYARELARQGAVVVINDVDADVAAEAVRTIEADGGKAAAVVAPVGSTEVAQQLVQAAVSAFGRLDILVTNAGILRDKSLLKMTDEDFDAVINVHLRGTFTCVREAFAYFKANGVAGRIITIGSPTGQRGNFGQTNYAAAKAGIVGMVRTWALEMRKASVTANAVIPVAATAMTKTVPYFQKAVEADERGEAMPSFFRHDLGFGTADDVAGLIAFLASEEAASITGQAIGVGGDRLQVWTHPTASATEYRDGGWSYEALRENAATLFNSDTLQGYGEEFRPLPAELQPESRPATPEPAQPEPAQVR from the coding sequence ATGAGCCTCTCAGGCAAAGTAGCAATCGTCACGGGAAGCGGCCGCGGTCTGGGCCTGGCCTACGCCCGCGAACTCGCCCGCCAGGGTGCCGTCGTCGTCATCAACGACGTTGACGCCGACGTCGCAGCGGAAGCAGTCAGGACCATCGAGGCCGACGGAGGGAAGGCGGCCGCCGTCGTCGCGCCCGTCGGCAGCACGGAAGTTGCGCAGCAACTGGTCCAGGCAGCGGTTAGCGCCTTCGGCCGCCTCGATATCCTGGTCACCAATGCCGGCATCCTGCGGGACAAGAGCCTGCTGAAGATGACCGACGAGGATTTCGACGCCGTGATCAACGTCCACCTCCGGGGCACCTTCACCTGCGTCCGCGAGGCATTCGCCTACTTCAAGGCAAACGGCGTTGCCGGCCGCATCATCACCATCGGTTCCCCCACCGGCCAGCGCGGCAACTTCGGCCAGACCAACTATGCGGCAGCCAAGGCCGGCATCGTCGGCATGGTCCGCACCTGGGCCCTGGAGATGAGGAAAGCCAGCGTCACCGCCAACGCCGTCATCCCGGTGGCCGCCACCGCCATGACCAAGACCGTCCCCTACTTCCAGAAGGCCGTGGAGGCGGACGAGCGCGGTGAGGCTATGCCGTCCTTCTTCCGCCACGACCTCGGCTTCGGAACGGCCGACGACGTCGCCGGCCTGATTGCCTTCCTCGCCTCCGAGGAGGCAGCCAGCATCACCGGCCAGGCTATCGGCGTCGGCGGGGACCGCCTGCAGGTCTGGACGCACCCGACGGCATCCGCCACCGAATACCGCGACGGCGGCTGGAGCTACGAGGCACTGCGCGAGAACGCCGCAACCCTCTTCAACTCCGACACGCTGCAGGGTTACGGCGAGGAGTTCCGCCCGCTGCCGGCAGAGCTGCAGCCTGAATCCCGGCCCGCAACACCCGAACCGGCCCAGCCCGAACCGGCGCAGGTGCGCTGA
- a CDS encoding MarR family winged helix-turn-helix transcriptional regulator → MTETGTGQLAPAADKLVPASISSDAGFLLAKLHTVGSVVNNRALEAFDLKERSYSVLALAASGLEPSQREMADFLSLDPSQIVSLVDDLEKRGLVLRAPGKQDRRAKIVTATADGQRLFSAATKATRRAESEALDRLNREEVAELKRLLRKALWAGLDG, encoded by the coding sequence ATGACTGAGACCGGGACGGGGCAGCTCGCCCCAGCGGCGGACAAGCTGGTTCCTGCCTCCATCAGCAGCGATGCAGGCTTCCTCCTGGCCAAGCTCCACACCGTCGGATCGGTGGTTAACAATCGGGCGCTGGAGGCGTTCGACCTCAAGGAGCGCTCGTACTCCGTGCTGGCGCTGGCCGCGAGTGGTCTTGAACCGAGCCAGCGCGAGATGGCTGATTTCCTCAGCCTGGACCCGAGCCAGATCGTCTCCCTGGTGGATGACCTGGAGAAGCGGGGCCTGGTACTGAGGGCGCCCGGCAAGCAGGACCGGCGGGCCAAGATTGTCACGGCAACGGCCGACGGGCAGCGGCTGTTTAGCGCGGCCACCAAAGCGACCCGCCGGGCCGAGTCGGAGGCGCTGGACCGGCTGAACCGGGAGGAAGTGGCCGAGCTGAAACGCCTGCTCCGCAAGGCCCTGTGGGCAGGCTTGGACGGTTAG